The stretch of DNA TTCAAACTAATTTAAATCCTTCAAATATGCAGAGTCTCACACCTGAGGAGAaacagccccaggcaccagGACGTGCTGGGGGCCtccctgctgggaagcagctctgcgGAAGTGAatctgggggtcctggtgggcacTGCactgaacatgagtcagcagcatGCTCTTATCActgagaaggccaatggtattctggactgcattaggcaaagtatgGCATGCAGGTCAAGAGAAGTGATCTTTCCCCTACCTCAGCATTGCTGAGGCCAAACTTGGAGAGCTGTGTCTGTATATGAGATGGGATCACTATTGTTACTGAGGGAAGCTTTCTGAGATCTGCCCAGTGAACATCTTGGTCAGCAACTGAGAAATATGCAAGTAATTGCTCTATGCAGAACCAGTGTATTTCAGGTTTAGGTTTTGGTTACTGTGATCCACCCCAATGCTCTTTTAGGACAAAAGTCCACTTCCAGACACATTACAAAGACATTGTGCAGGAagagttgcaccaggggagatttaggctggacattaggaaatactacttttctgaaagagtggtcaggcgctggaacaggctgcccagggaggtggtggagtcaccgtccctggaggtgttcaagaaacgtttagatatagcgttgagagacatggtttagtggggttattggtggtaggtggatggttggactaggtgatcttgtaggtcttttccaacctagctaattctatgattctgtgattctatgattctaagagaaGACTCTGGCATATAGTCTGTGGAATCTCTCTGCAATCCCTTGTACCACACATAAGTAGAAATAGTCTCTTACTTAAGAAGCATTATCTCATGAATTTTATATGAGTagaatatcagaagaaaaaaaaagtattaacaCAGCAAACTTGAGTTGAAGCAAGCTAGTGAGTGAAAGAATCAGTGTCATACAGACAGATTGTAATAGATCAGTGATAAAATGGCTCCAGCAGGCTCTCAGATTTTTTATACTACTCAAACTCATTATATCACTTCCAATGTACAAAGAAGTCCTCTGAGAGGCAGCTGACTTTTTGTAAAATCTGTCATGCTACTTAACAGTTTAACACATCAAGGCTGGTCACAACACATAACACTGCACAGTCTGCAGAggattttgattgttttttgtttggttgtgttTTCTTGTGGGGTTGGgtattctgtttatttgttggtcttttttttttggaaggtaCAGTTTACTTGTCAAACATCATCCTGCACTTGTTAAGAAGATGGGAGATTTCTGGCAAAATAGAGTGGTTTATAAAGATCTAAGATTACGGAAAAAATTATTGTtccctctggatgtcatctgcAGTTCTGTTTACCTTTTTCCATACCTGAAGAGACTAGTGCAGAGATACTACATGAACCACAGACATTTTGTATCCATAGTAGATTCTGATATGGCATTCTCTGTTACATTCTGCATCTTTACTATTTTAAAGATTTCACACCTGCCTACCAGTAGTATACACACCATTATTGTTCACTTTTGTATATCACTGTGTTGCTATGATTTACAGTGAAATTTGTTGGTGCTCTAAAAATCGATGTAGATTAGGGCACACCCTATTGCTTCCTTCCATTACTATTGGCAGTAACTTTTAATCagtactgtttgtttttttctacatttgtattatttttcactaTTACAGACATTCCTTGCTAAAAGAAGCTGTAGAGCTTCTTTAAAGTAAGCTCATTATTCTtatggaaaatgagaaaatataagaaattccttccagctccctgcaatATTTCTAGATCACTTGTTGCCTGTCACTGTCTCTTGTCCAGTGtagttttatttcaacaaatatgtttttacatttgcatgttcacatttttaactatgagactttttttaaaaacgtATCACCAAGCCTCTTTTGAGAATGGGAACTAAATAGTTTATGCCCATACACTGACAAGTATATGGGCTATTGATGTGTATATTGCTGATTGCTTCTATTCCTTCTTCTTCATGGATTAACCCTTGAAAGttcattatttcacttttgTTCTCCTCTAGACTCCCTCTGGTATTTCTAAATCCTTAATGGGAACAGGGTCCAGAGAAAGGAGCACTATGTTCTGCTACAATGATTCTCAGTACTTTTTATAAtcttttctgctattttatAGGATACACCATTATGCTTTGGTACTTTCTGATATACAGACCATTAACATCCTAGCATTCAGGGTTGCATAACACAAACTCCAAGGAAATCAATGAAATACGTAGTTAGTGTTTTTGTATGTAAAACTTAAGAGTATTTTTGGAGGCCCAAATtgtcagaaagaaatgtgtttaataTCACAGCAGAGAAATATAGATATAATGGATGCCAAGCCTGGCACATACAGTTATCAGGGCAGATTTCGCTTTTTACTTCCCTAAGTTATTTACACAGATGCCCTTTCAGACATTTGCACATCCAGGAATGTGAGTAGCATGGAGAAGTGTTAAGTACTGCCTGACACTTTAGGTTGTGTATACATTTGGGTATGGGAAAAAGAGTGGGAGGAGGAAATACTGACTGTGGTACCCAAATGTTAATAGTGTTTGATGGCCATATAGCTTCCCCAGAACCTTCAAGACCACTACAAGCTTTCTCATCTCAACAGATgtgttcctgctgcttttggagTCCTGAGACCAAACATCTTctaattctttctccttcaaGCAAATAAACTCTATGCCTCTGCTCTAAGCTTTTGCTCATAATTCACTGAGTCCTGTTGAGCTGGCACTGAATACATAAAAGTTGAATAGCTGGCTGCCTTCTCTTTCATACATGAGTAAGTCCTCCGTAATTCCAGTGGTATGAGTGAAGTGACTCACCTATCACCACTGTGTCACAAGAGAGCTAGCCTTAGAGATATGAAAATCAGTATGAGTCCATGCCGTGAGTAAAGATTATGTGTTCGTAACATTACTCATCCTGAGCAAGTCCCTTATTGCACACATGAAAGTTTGCTTGAGTAAGAAAAGTAGAATATGACACTAAGCTAAAAGCCTTAGGATTTGGCCTAGTATTTTTAACTGTCAGCTTGGTACTGCAGTGGAACAGTATGTACTACTCATTCTTATGCAACAAATAccaaaaattgttttgttgtatGCTTGTTGTTACCAATTGCTTGTATTGTGCAATAAAGtgtaaaagtattttgaaaacaatatgGTGTTAATAAGGGCCACATTAATTGGATTCTCTGTGGATTTTCTGCTGAATTCCCTGTACATCACCTATTTTCAAAACCAGATCTATGTAATAGCAAAtaatagaaaagatttttcagaagtcAGTATTCTAATAAAACTTCATAAATGTGTTTACGATGcaattttatatttctattaagtactacagaaaataaatgtagtcTCATAAAATCCATGCTCACATGGACATAGGGGCCAAAACGAAAATATCAGCAACAATAAATGACGATAAATCAGGAGTTACCAGTTATTCATGAATAAAGGAATATTTGGCTATGCACAagattattaataaaatttaagTATGTCATTGTCCTATTCAAGTTttactgaatcatagaattgaatcacagagtcatagaattgctcaggttggaaaagaccttcaagatcattaagtccaagctcagcctaaccatactaccctaacaacccaccactaaatcatgtccctcagcaccacatccagacagtttttaaaaacacatccagggatggtgactcaaccacctccttggggagcctgttccggtgcttaacaaccctttctgtaaagaagtttttcctgatatccaacctaaacctcccctgctgcaacttgaggccatttctccttgtcctgtcacctgccaccagtgagaagagaccaaccccactctcactgcaatcacctttcaggtatttgaagagagcaataaggccTCCCCTCACCCTCCTTTTCCCCAGACTAAATAGCCCCAGTTCGTTCAGTCGCTgctcatagggcatattctccaagcccttcacaagccttgttgcccctctttggacctgctccagcacctcaatgtcctttctgtattgaggcgcccaaaactgaacacagtacttgaggcGGGGCCTCACTggtgccgagtacaggggcaggatgacttcccaAGTCCTGCTCACACCATTCCggatccaagccaggatgccactggctttcttggccacctgggcacactgctgactcatattcagccaactgtccatcagcacaccaaggtccctttctgtcaggcagctttccagccactcctccccaagcctgtagggttgcctggggttgttgtgaccaaatTGCAGGACCTGACATCTGGCCCTAATGAAACTTATACAGTTTGCCTTGGCCCATCAGTCCAGTgtatccaggtccctctgtagtgcctttccaccctccagcagatcaacactccctcccagcttggtgtcatctgaaaaCCAACTGAGGGTACATTCAATCCcttcatcaagatcattgataaagatgttaaataggagtggccccagtactgagccctgggggacaccatttgtgactggctgccaactggatttaactccactgaccacaactctttgggtccagccatccagccagtaTTTCACCCAGTagagtgtatgcccatccaaatgatgggcagccagcttcttcatgaggatgttgtgggggacagtgtcaaaggctttactgaagtccaggtagaccacatcaacagccttaccttcatccactaagtggctcaccttgtcatagaataTCAAGTTTCTCAAGCACGATCTACCATTcgtgaacccatgctgactgggccaGATCCCCTGGTTGACATTTAACTGATTTGTGATGGCTCCTaagattatccattccataaccttccctggcaaCAAGGTGAGACTGATAAGTCTGTAGCTACtaggatcatctttctggccctttttgaagatgggcaTCACATTTGCAAGTCTCCAGTCCACTGGGATATCCCTGGTTAGCCAGGTCTATTGAAAGGTGATGGAGCGTGGCTTGGCAATCACATCTGCCAaatccctcagcactctagggtgcaatccatctgtccccatggacttgtgagtgtccagcttttggagcagctccaaaaccatctcatcatggATTGTGAAGGGCTTGTCCTGTTCACCATCTCTATGTCCCTGCACAAGGGACTGCGTGCCTCCAGAGCAAgtagtcttactattaaagactgaggcaaagaaggcattaagtacccCAGCCTTATTGTGATCCTTGGTCACCATATTGCCCTCAGtgtccaacaagggatggagattctccttttactgttgatatatttatagaaatatttattgtcttTCACCTAGTGGCCATATTCAGttcagctgggctttggcctttctaattttctccctgcacagcttcagtACGTATTTGTAATCCTCGTAAGTTGcctgccccctcttccaaagaccataaactttccttttgctcCTGAGTTCCAGCCAAaagtctctgttcagccagaccgTTCTCCTTCCCCATCATCTCATCTTTTGTGATGtggggatggtcagctcctgcacctttgAAATTACTTCCTTGAAGTACTCCCAGCCTTCCTGGGCTCCCATGCCTTCCAGAACTACCTCCCAAGGGACTCGCTCAACCATGGTCcgaaagaggccaaagtctgccctccggAAGTCCAAGGTGGCAGTTCTGCTGACTCTCCTCCATGCTTCAACAAGGATCgaaaaatcaattatttcatGGTCACCCTACCCCAGACGGCCTCAAACCTTTACATCTCCCACAAGAACTTCTCTGTTAACAAGCAGCAGATCCAGGAgtttgcttccccttgttgTCTCCCTCACCAtctgtgtcaggaagttatctCCCAAACACTCTAGGACCCTCTgggactgttccctttctgctgtattataattccagcagatgtctgggaagttgaaatcccccatgagaacaaggtGTAGAGACCTTGAGACCTCACCCAACTGTCTATTAAGTATCTTATCCAcctcttcatcctggttgggtggcctgtagcagactcccaCGATAATGTCAGTCTTATTGGCCTTCGCTTTTATTCTAACCCATAAGTTCTCAACCCTATCATCACTATCATTAACTTCCATatatttccattctttcttaACGTACGGGCCACACCACCGCCGTTCCTAGCTTGCCTATCTCTCTTGAAATGTTGGTAGCCATCAATCACAGCACTCCAGCTGTGCGAGTCACCCTACCACATTTCCATGATGGCAACTATATCAGTTTTCCAACCGCACAATGGccttcagctcctcctgtttattaCTCATGCTGTGTCTATCAGTGTAAATGCACCTAAGCTGGACCACCTTTTGGGTGGGAGAAGCCCTAATGCCCTCAGTAACCAACCTCACACCAACCCTTGTGTTCTTCTGCCTTTTACTGAAGGCAAGAGATTCAGAAAACTGTGATGTATAGGACTGATTTAGGTATGGGTATATCCACATTTAATCTTTGTACCTGCCAAAATACAGGTGTTGGTGGAACACAAGAATATATTACTgtgtttatttataaaattaggCAGATGTAACAGAGCAGCTGACTCTCCTAACTCACAGTACTGATTAACCAGCAGCTGATatcactaggaaaaaaaaattatcttgttAATCAACAGTTATTTACCATTGGCATTTAAAAGTTTCCATGAAGACTTTTATATTATTATCACAGGCAAAATTCAGGTCTAGCCAAACTTATCTAGCATGATTAATTCCTATGTTTGCACCAAAAATAGTAATTCATACTGATAATTCTCTAGAGTTTCTATTAACGTATGTGATCTTCAATATTCCTAAGTGAAGGCACACTTTACagtcatttttcagctttctaataatctattttctttgcatgGGAACGATTCCActttcagcacatttttatgttttctcagCTAATCAATAAGCTTAGAAGAGCTTTTATAGCCTAACAGGATGTGATACTGCTTTATATCCAAATTAGGCAAAGCCCATTTTATGCTCCAACAACCCTTCCAACTCCCAATGGAGAGACTAGTAGACCAGCCAAAGATATCCCTTTCATAGAGGCTGACTCTATTTTCTATAATGCTGTAAATGGCAGACTGGAAGCACAGAGCCACTTGATTCTCCAGCTCCTCTGTTCATGCGTAATACTAAGTGTCAGCTGAAAGCTGGAGCTAGGGGCCAAGGtcccactgttttctttcccccagtCAGTGAGGCTCTTCCTTGATGCCACATGCTAAAGGAAAGTAGGCTGGCAATGGGTGCAGAAGATGAGGGCTCTCATGTGTGGGCCAGCTACACCACACTTGCCTCAGTTGAGTTTTATCCAGACAAACTGTAGTCAAGAGTCTGGCTTTGTATGTACCACCCATGCTCTACTTTGAGTCCATGCAAGCTACTCTGAATTCTGGCCACAGAAGTAGTAACTTCAGTATAAGAAGATCTGTCAtcagctgcagaactgaagaaagaacaCCTGCTAACACGTGTGTTGGACTAACACAGTGAATGTAATAAAAAATCATGTTGTGATTAGTTCTGGTTTTGAACAaaagacaaattatttatttgtttcttcaaatgaaGCATAACACTAAGGTATAAAGGGAGTATAAATAACATCTGATTGTGCTCCTAAGCTCCATGCTATAACTTTCTTGCAATGACATCCTTCAACAAATAAACTACATCATTACTGTTAAGTATTAATTGCACAAAACAGATACACAAAATATATAGTGAGCTAGAAGGAGGACAACATTCTTCCATAATGACAAACAACTTtaacaagaaatggaaaaaaaacaatagattTAGGCTTACACAGATGGCAACACTGAGAGTTTTAAGTCCTCTCTTTGAACACATTACATGTGATAAATAATATGCAAAATACTTAAagaattttgttgttgcttaCAGAAGATACTTAGCAAGCAAAGAGCCAGTAGCAATCACTGCCTCATGTTTCATATCCCCATCATTCAATGcaaatttttacatttcatgCAATAATCCTGAGcttattttcagtaacattGAAATGTCATCTATATTAATTACCAAATACATACAGAACCCAACTATAGGGTCTACTGTATTATTAAGGcatgaaaaaagaataacagTTTATCAGCTCTGAATGCTACGAATACAGCACAGCAGTTAGAAGGCTCAAAAAAGCTCAAGAAGTATCAGTGATGTCTGTGACAAGGTCCACCCAGAACATGACTCTGAATCATCAGCTTCTAAAAAGATAACAGCATCAAATCCTGGCCTTGCTGACATCAGGGAATTTTGCCATTGCCTTGACTGCTGGACAAAGCTTCAGAGCTATCAGGAGTAACTCAAGTCTCCTTTTCATATCCCCAAAAAATTGACAGACTTCCTCTCACTCAAGTCAAGTATGAATTTAAAAACCACTACCTATTAATTAGTATTTTAAGTCTATGGTAAGATTCTATTATACAGCATGGCAAGTAGTAAAAAGCCTTTTCAGGAAGTGCTTATTTGGTTAGTCTGATTTATTGGTTCTTTAAAAGAAGGTGGAACTACCATGAAAAGGATCTCTGCCAAATCTATGTTGCATTTGTAACTTACTTTTAATTTGTAAGTAAAGGCTTTGGAAAGCCAAACATGGGGTGTAAAATGCAATTAGTATCCATGGTTCAGTGTCTCTTCTCAAGGATGAAGAACACCAAAGTAATCAAGAGAAGAACTCATAATCTACGTAAACTGTAGTATCTGAGTTGTACACTTCTCCATGTACTATTTTACATTTAAGAAATTATTGCAAAATGCCCTGTACTAAGCCAAGGTATTCCAGTTCAGTTAATTAAGCCATAGAAACTGAAGCCAAATTGGTGGGAAGTTTTACTTTACTCTTAAAATTGCATTATGTCCCACAATGGGATCTACAATAGCAAATGATCTATGATTCTGCTACTACTATTGCCTGCCCCTTGTGTAGATATTTGCATAATTGAGCACAGAGTTCACAGATCAAGAAGCCTTATCCTTCACCTGAATGTGGCCCATGCTCTGTTGTAAAAAGAACCATGGAAGGCAAGAGGGACAAAGCTGTGTAAAAGCATCTGTGCATTCTTTCTTCCCATGCCTGCGCTTCTTGCACACACAAACCACCCTCTGACAAATATGGTGGTATCCAATTATATCAGTGCAAGGCTCTGAAGAACTTAGAAGATGCACAAATCCAATATAGCTAATTCCATCTAAAATGTCATtataatattgaaaaaaatggtTTGTCACAATGAACCATTCAGGATATTCTCATTTGAgacaggagggggaaaaagagtTGTTGCTATTAGAATTAATGGGTTAGATTTCATGTGATTTTTGGTTAACTTACACtaacaaataatttaaagacGACTAAGGCTATAAACTGTTACTGTTCCATTTATAAATATCCACTTTATTTCTATTCTCctctaaaaaaaatgtatggaaaaaaagtGGCCAGAAGGCTTACATATGTTGTAAACTGTAATTTGGTTAAGTTAAGCTGTAAAAACCAAACATATAAGTGAAGTTCAGCACAGTGTAAGAAAAAGCCAGTTTTTTGAATTAACAACTTATTTACAAGTTCTTAAAATCAACTGGAGTAGATGTCCTGTGTTTGTCACCAATATTTTATTGTAACTGGTAACTTACACACCTTATAgtataacaacaaaaagaaaataaaagttcacTATATACAGCCTTTGTACAGGCTACTTGACTATACACAAGGCATAGTGATCATAACACAACCTAGTCTTCATAATAATTTGTGCACAAAAAGACACCAATCAGATGTTATGTGAACATTACAGTGAAATGACATCACAAGTCCAGTGAAAATTCAGTATAATACAAAACATATTTATCTACTGCAAATGACATCTTTTTAAACAATAAGCCTTTACTCAGTAGTAACTTAACCAGAGTCTGATGCAGAGATTTGCTGTGTAGTTATAAGTCTTTTAAGTGAAGCAACTTCTGCAGATAAGTTTGCTATGCCCTGCTTCAAATACAGGTTCTCAGACTGAGTGACACTGTAGATATTGTCTTTTATTTCAACAACTCCAGTTTTGCAACCATTCTGAATTTTTACATTGAGTTCTTTTTGATGCCAGAGTTCTGGTTTGAGTGACCAGTCTTGGATGTTTGTCACTTGAACTGAGAAAGGAGTGTTAGAAGAATGCACCAAGTTCTGTGCACCATGTTTTTCAAGctcaaaatgtctttttgaGGACATATCAATAGGCGATGACAATTTCTGTGTGGTATCATAGTCATTATCCATTGCTTCCACTTTAACTTGCATGGCTTTGGCTTTAATGCGAAGCTTGTGAGGCAAAGCAGAAGAATTCACTTCCGGAACTTTAACTGTTGCATGAACATTTTTAGGTTCAACTGGAGAATGGATTGGACCCTTAGGAACCTGCTGCTCATCTTCTCCATCAGATGACTTTCCAACAACTCCATCATCAGTTTCTGAAGTTCTAGGGGAATTACTGGAGGATCTATTAACTTGCAAGAGAGGAGGAGAATGCGAGTACATGTTGAAGGTAGTTCCCATGTAGTTTGGATATATGGATGCTTTATATGAACCTCTGTCATCTCTTGGCTCTCTCTCTAACTCCATGGGCTCCTGTTTTATAATCTGGAACTTATTTTCAGgacttctgcagctgctttgtatATGACTTGCTTGAGTATGCTCTACTGATGACATTTCAGACATATCAGACATAGAGCTTTGAGGAGAATGCTTAATGACAGAAATACAACTGCTACCAACTATAGATGGTTCATGTTCATCCACAAATGCATTAATATTTGGTTTGGAACTTTGGTAGTCTTGGAAATACACAGTTGTTGAGCTACTGAGTTTCTGTATCTCTTGGGCATAGGCTGCAGAGCTAATTAAACCAAACTTCAGCTTCAatgaaagcagctctgccttcaaAGTGgcattctcttctcccagtGCAATTAGTTTGTTCTCTAAGACAAGATCATTCAGTCGTCGTTTTTCACGAGATCTTTTGgcagcttcattatttttcctccttttctcccagTACATagcatctttcttttcatctggAATGAATTCTCGCTTTCTTCGGCAAGCTGAAGATTTGCTTTTTCCACTACTTGATTCAGTAAGTAATATATCTTCATTTGTAGACAACTCTTCAGACACTTCTGCTAAAGTAGATTTAAGTACCATGATTTTGTCCACATTGCTACTTGTGTCAACAGGTCCGTGTTCCTTTTTAAGGGtctgcatttttctcagctgCATCAGAAACAATTTGTAGTAGATCTACAGTGAACAACAGAGCAAGCTATTTCTCCAGTAATTCTCACTCCACAACTTGATAAATACAATAGTTTTAAATCTACACACATTCTTCCGTTTGTTTCATAGTCTCAAACAGAAATGCCTAGATCCAATTTTTTGGTAGAGCCAATGGGaatcttctaaaaaaaaaaaaaacctggaaaaaacagagaagttgATTACTATTTAGAAACCACTGGTTTGGGGAATGcaaaagtaactttaaaaacagactAGCGCTAGGTTCGTTAAAACCTGCTGTAGCCTGCTGGAAGCTCAATGCCGAAGTAACTAATACTCCATACTTCATGATACATACATAGCAGATTTGCTTCCTAAACAAATACAGTGTGATccaagggggggaaaaaaaaataaaatcagtttaagAAGTGGGTTTTGATGCTACCATAATGTTACGACAGAACTTTCCGTGGTATCACTGACCAACTTAAACCTCTAATATTTAACACTGCAGGACACCAAGCACATTGATGAGCAGCACTGGAAAGTATCCTATTCTTCTATATTAAAACATCTCTTCTGAAGTCAGTTGTGGTGCATGACTTAGAAATGTTCTATATGTGAGTTCTTCATGGATTAAAAATAACCTAAGTTGATTTAGAGATACTGGAGTGCTTTCTATTATCTTAAAATAACAGCACTATCCATTAAGGCTATTAAAGATATAATGATTGGTTTTGTATCCTGTAAATAATATAAACAGATATATGTACCTAAATACAAACAGTTATTCACATACATGGAGTTTTAACGTGCCTTTCTGATCAATCATACCGACTCAAActagtaaacaaacaaaattctgaCATATGCCTGTTCAAAAATCTGatgatgaaaatgcattgtgtaaaattttttcttatctcttacaaagaaaatgctaaagccaatattgaaaaatacattGGAGAATAAATCTTTACTAACATaatttgaaaatagttgttATATCACAGTAAAGTTTAATATTATCAAGGCATGCGCacctttgaaaagcagtgtttacATTGAAGTTTAGATGTAGAAGTCTTGCCACTAATAAAGAAAACTAGCTTAACATTCAGCTTCAGACATTTTGAACATTAAAAGTTAACTCAGCGCTTaaattgacttttaaaaaattatttagtcCCTCTTAAGgcaaaaaatacttttttctcaCAAGATCACTACATCTCGATCTGAGACACAGCTTCTCAATATCTCATTTTCCAGTCAGTCATGTTCCTGGTAAAATGATCGTAGCATACAAATTGTTTTTATAGCACTTACTATTGTGTCAGCAATGATTCTTCCCTGTACAATGACAGATAAGCAACTTCAAATTAGTGTCACTATTTATTGGGAATGTTTTTACAGTTGCTGGTGAAACTAATTTCAATATTATCAGTTTGGAAAgttacaaaataattaattttattctgctattttctcttttccagaaagcaaagaggagtGAATGATGTAATAACAATAAAGCAGGGTCATAAAGACTCAGGTTTCAAGCTGGGTTCTGTTCCATCAAACCATGCCAATTCTTC from Numida meleagris isolate 19003 breed g44 Domestic line chromosome Z, NumMel1.0, whole genome shotgun sequence encodes:
- the NFIL3 gene encoding nuclear factor interleukin-3-regulated protein, which translates into the protein MQLRKMQTLKKEHGPVDTSSNVDKIMVLKSTLAEVSEELSTNEDILLTESSSGKSKSSACRRKREFIPDEKKDAMYWEKRRKNNEAAKRSREKRRLNDLVLENKLIALGEENATLKAELLSLKLKFGLISSAAYAQEIQKLSSSTTVYFQDYQSSKPNINAFVDEHEPSIVGSSCISVIKHSPQSSMSDMSEMSSVEHTQASHIQSSCRSPENKFQIIKQEPMELEREPRDDRGSYKASIYPNYMGTTFNMYSHSPPLLQVNRSSSNSPRTSETDDGVVGKSSDGEDEQQVPKGPIHSPVEPKNVHATVKVPEVNSSALPHKLRIKAKAMQVKVEAMDNDYDTTQKLSSPIDMSSKRHFELEKHGAQNLVHSSNTPFSVQVTNIQDWSLKPELWHQKELNVKIQNGCKTGVVEIKDNIYSVTQSENLYLKQGIANLSAEVASLKRLITTQQISASDSG